One window from the genome of Sulfodiicoccus acidiphilus encodes:
- a CDS encoding glycerophosphodiester phosphodiesterase produces the protein MRPEIWGHRGARGLAPENTLPAFKLAAKLGVDGVELDVHLTKDGEVVVIHDDRVDRTTNGSGYVKDITFEELSKLDAGSKFGSQWSGTRVPRLREVLSNLKDCKFKVELKHGSTVYEGIEEKVLEEVKKFSRLDKVEFTSFDFDALQRLRELEARASLGLIFIGRPRWFLDVAKRLEATSLNSNISLVTKEDVKVSNQEGFRLGLWTVNEEWEMKKAWELCPDSITTDYPDKALRERRECSP, from the coding sequence GTGAGACCAGAAATATGGGGCCACAGGGGAGCTAGGGGATTGGCACCGGAGAACACGTTACCCGCGTTCAAGTTGGCCGCTAAATTGGGAGTAGATGGAGTTGAGCTAGACGTCCACCTCACCAAGGACGGGGAAGTTGTAGTCATCCACGACGACAGAGTGGATAGAACCACCAACGGATCTGGGTACGTCAAGGACATCACCTTCGAGGAGTTGAGTAAACTGGACGCCGGTAGTAAGTTCGGTTCCCAGTGGTCAGGGACTAGGGTTCCTAGACTAAGGGAAGTCCTCTCCAATTTAAAGGACTGCAAGTTCAAGGTGGAACTCAAGCACGGTTCTACGGTATACGAAGGAATAGAAGAGAAGGTACTCGAGGAAGTGAAGAAGTTCTCCAGGCTAGACAAGGTGGAGTTCACGTCCTTCGACTTCGACGCCCTCCAGAGATTGAGGGAACTGGAGGCGAGGGCCTCTTTGGGGCTCATATTCATTGGTAGACCACGGTGGTTCCTAGACGTCGCTAAGAGGCTCGAGGCCACGTCCCTCAATTCAAACATCTCCCTTGTAACTAAGGAAGACGTTAAAGTGTCTAACCAGGAGGGATTCAGGCTCGGACTTTGGACCGTTAACGAAGAGTGGGAGATGAAAAAGGCGTGGGAACTCTGCCCGGACTCGATCACGACTGACTATCCAGACAAGGCCCTCAGGGAGAGGAGGGAGTGCTCGCCTTAG